From bacterium, one genomic window encodes:
- a CDS encoding helix-turn-helix transcriptional regulator: MLTSTSQEKILHQIFVDSCESETLDDFGAQVFPMLEKLIGTSASLLYRCNENRAALPVAGSLAESAREYYERYYPEDPTQIELRRCNLPVFRSRQLPDWRAYLKSPIYLDFQRPRQVHDFLHFRLLKDRHEDPGMVGILFARSSRQADFGPREVKLMATLLPALGAVARRSERAAERRRLQSCFDAILARDGRPEVALDLSGSLLWASPRAEELLELARGGMKALPESLVQASRRLAAALRRGAAKEIPPTELMLARKGAGPLRIDLRLARTEANPFVLAEIESPEVSPRLEEVARRFELTVAEKGILGLVSLGLSDREIGRRLFISRPTVRSHLGKILDKMGVHSRVQAALLAHGVKPELDSAD; this comes from the coding sequence ATGCTGACGTCGACGAGCCAAGAAAAAATCTTGCACCAAATCTTCGTGGACTCTTGCGAGTCCGAAACGCTGGACGATTTCGGAGCCCAGGTCTTTCCCATGCTGGAAAAGCTGATCGGGACCAGCGCCTCGCTGCTCTATCGCTGCAACGAGAACCGGGCCGCCTTGCCGGTGGCCGGCTCGCTGGCCGAATCGGCGCGGGAGTACTACGAGCGCTACTATCCGGAGGATCCGACTCAAATCGAGCTGCGCCGGTGCAATTTGCCGGTGTTCCGCTCGCGTCAGCTTCCGGATTGGCGGGCCTATCTCAAATCCCCGATCTATCTCGATTTCCAGCGGCCGCGCCAAGTCCACGACTTTTTGCATTTTCGACTTTTGAAAGACCGGCACGAGGATCCGGGAATGGTCGGAATCCTTTTCGCTCGGTCTTCGCGCCAAGCTGATTTCGGTCCCCGGGAGGTCAAGCTGATGGCGACCCTGTTGCCGGCTTTGGGGGCGGTGGCCCGGCGCAGCGAGCGGGCCGCCGAGCGCCGTCGTCTTCAATCATGCTTCGACGCGATCTTGGCGCGGGACGGCCGGCCCGAGGTCGCGCTCGACCTGAGCGGGAGCTTGTTATGGGCTTCGCCCCGAGCCGAGGAGCTTTTGGAATTGGCCCGGGGCGGAATGAAGGCCCTGCCCGAAAGCTTGGTCCAGGCCTCACGCCGTTTGGCCGCCGCGCTTCGCAGGGGCGCCGCCAAGGAAATTCCGCCCACCGAGCTGATGCTCGCCCGAAAAGGAGCCGGACCGCTTCGAATCGACCTTCGCTTGGCGCGGACCGAAGCCAATCCTTTCGTCCTTGCCGAGATCGAGAGCCCCGAGGTGTCGCCGCGGCTGGAGGAAGTGGCCCGGCGCTTCGAGCTCACTGTCGCCGAAAAGGGAATTCTCGGTCTCGTCTCCTTGGGCCTCTCCGACCGCGAGATCGGCCGCCGGCTCTTCATCTCCCGGCCGACCGTCCGCAGCCATCTCGGCAAGATCTTGGATAAGATGGGCGTCCATTCTCGAGTTCAAGCGGCCTTACTCGCCCATGGAGTGAAGCCGGAGCTCGATTCGGCTGATTGA
- the sat gene encoding sulfate adenylyltransferase: MHFPLPPHGGELINIQASGAEREIGLAKAASLPRLTLNDREMADIDMMACGALSPLKGFMGQADYESVVEKMRLANGLVWSIPITLSVKEENAPKYDVGADVALYAPTGEVLAILHLKEKYKYSMENEAEKVYKTKEDKHPGVAAVYAQGPIYLAGPITVLNRVKYADFNEYRKDPADLRKIFQEKKWKTIVGFQTRNPIHRAHEYIQKCALEIVDGLLVHPLVGATKSDDVPASVRMQCYEALLKNYYPLDRTHLAVFPAAMRYAGPREAIFHAIARKNYGCTHFIVGRDHAGVGNYYGTYEAQELFDRFEIEELGIMPLKFENSFWCKRTGGMATAKTSPSTPDEQISLSGTKVREMLRAGQLPPPEFSRPEVAKILIEAMKGQG; encoded by the coding sequence ATGCATTTCCCTCTTCCCCCGCACGGCGGCGAGCTGATCAACATCCAAGCCTCGGGAGCCGAGCGCGAAATAGGGTTGGCTAAGGCGGCCTCCCTTCCGCGCCTGACCTTGAACGACCGCGAGATGGCCGACATCGACATGATGGCCTGCGGCGCCCTCTCGCCCTTGAAGGGCTTCATGGGTCAGGCCGATTACGAGTCGGTGGTGGAGAAGATGCGCTTGGCCAACGGCTTGGTTTGGTCGATCCCGATCACGCTCAGCGTGAAGGAAGAGAATGCTCCCAAATACGATGTCGGCGCCGACGTCGCCCTTTACGCGCCGACCGGCGAGGTCCTGGCGATCCTCCACCTGAAGGAGAAATACAAATACAGCATGGAGAACGAGGCCGAGAAGGTCTACAAGACCAAGGAAGACAAGCATCCCGGCGTCGCCGCGGTCTATGCCCAGGGTCCGATCTACTTGGCCGGCCCGATCACCGTCCTCAATCGGGTGAAGTACGCGGACTTCAATGAGTACCGCAAGGATCCGGCCGATCTCCGCAAGATCTTCCAAGAGAAGAAATGGAAGACCATCGTCGGCTTCCAAACCCGCAACCCGATCCATCGGGCCCACGAGTACATCCAGAAATGCGCGCTCGAGATCGTCGACGGCCTCTTGGTTCACCCGCTGGTCGGCGCCACCAAGTCCGACGACGTGCCGGCTTCGGTGCGGATGCAATGCTACGAGGCCCTGCTCAAAAACTATTATCCCTTGGACCGGACTCATCTGGCGGTCTTTCCGGCGGCGATGCGCTATGCCGGCCCCCGCGAGGCCATCTTCCACGCCATCGCCCGCAAGAATTACGGCTGCACCCACTTCATCGTCGGCCGGGACCATGCCGGCGTCGGCAATTATTACGGCACCTACGAGGCCCAGGAGCTTTTCGACCGCTTCGAGATCGAGGAGCTGGGCATCATGCCGCTGAAGTTCGAGAATTCCTTCTGGTGCAAGCGCACCGGCGGCATGGCCACCGCCAAGACCAGCCCCAGCACGCCCGACGAGCAAATCTCTCTCTCCGGCACCAAGGTCCGGGAGATGCTCCGCGCCGGCCAGTTGCCGCCGCCGGAATTCTCCCGCCCCGAGGTCGCCAAGATCCTGATCGAGGCGATGAAGGGGCAGGGCTGA
- a CDS encoding DUF481 domain-containing protein — MRILAQKAAAAFCILAALWVLSTREAAAQAADALANDKNGTKTSYMEDLDLTKNEFRHETKAGAIFTTGNTESISATGNSFTLYRVKRFENKWRLGFYFNKVDSNNANPTATGTIANYIYGFYRLDYYFLQRTTFFVGGGGYVDEIKGIDLAANAFAGISHYWLRTPKYSLNTALGYDYTHEDRVFPAPSVDIHAILFSISYQHQFKDYLGFAQNVIVLENGGNGRDVRVNSDTELKVDLTKHFGLVFGFHLRFDNEPVPGFEKLDTISDISLAITFGGDVAKPCP, encoded by the coding sequence ATGAGGATCTTAGCGCAAAAAGCCGCCGCGGCTTTCTGTATCCTGGCCGCCTTGTGGGTGCTTTCGACGCGGGAAGCCGCCGCCCAGGCCGCCGACGCCTTGGCCAACGACAAGAACGGCACCAAGACTTCCTACATGGAAGACCTCGACCTGACCAAGAACGAGTTCCGCCACGAGACCAAGGCCGGAGCCATCTTCACCACCGGCAACACCGAGTCGATCAGCGCCACCGGCAATTCCTTCACCCTTTACCGGGTGAAGCGCTTCGAAAACAAATGGCGCCTCGGCTTCTACTTCAACAAAGTCGACTCGAACAACGCCAATCCGACCGCGACCGGCACCATCGCCAACTATATTTACGGCTTCTACCGGCTCGATTACTACTTCCTGCAGCGAACCACCTTCTTTGTGGGCGGCGGCGGTTACGTCGACGAGATCAAGGGCATCGACTTGGCGGCCAATGCCTTCGCCGGCATCAGCCACTATTGGCTGCGGACGCCGAAGTATTCCCTCAACACCGCGCTGGGCTACGATTACACCCACGAGGACCGGGTCTTCCCGGCGCCGAGCGTCGACATTCACGCCATCCTCTTCAGCATCAGCTACCAGCACCAATTCAAGGATTATCTCGGCTTCGCCCAGAACGTCATCGTCCTGGAGAACGGCGGCAACGGCCGCGACGTCCGGGTCAACAGCGACACCGAGCTGAAAGTCGATCTGACCAAGCATTTCGGCCTGGTCTTCGGCTTTCATCTGCGCTTCGACAATGAGCCGGTGCCGGGCTTCGAGAAGCTGGACACGATCAGCGACATCTCGCTGGCGATCACCTTCGGTGGCGATGTCGCGAAGCCTTGTCCCTGA
- the ppk2 gene encoding polyphosphate kinase 2 — translation MKAKQYSKELRKLQTELCKLQDWVKAKGLRVIILFEGRDAAGKGGVIRALTERVSPRVFRVIALPTPTERERSQLYMQRYLPYFPAAGEVVIFDRSWYNRLGVEHVLGFCTKEQYQVFLRDCPVAEKFIVDGGVQLIKIWLEVGQQEQRARFLARIDDPMRQWKLSPTDLESIRRWYQYSKARDRMLDATDTPHAPWYVVRSDDKKKARLNTLSFLLKKIPYKKVRRDRVALPRPSSRGKYDDQASLKKRKFIPEKY, via the coding sequence ATGAAGGCCAAGCAATATTCGAAGGAGCTGCGCAAGCTCCAAACCGAGCTCTGCAAGCTGCAAGACTGGGTCAAAGCGAAGGGCTTGCGGGTGATCATCCTCTTCGAAGGGCGGGATGCCGCCGGCAAGGGCGGGGTGATCCGGGCTTTGACCGAGCGGGTCAGTCCCCGGGTGTTCCGAGTCATCGCCTTGCCAACCCCGACCGAGCGCGAGCGAAGCCAATTATACATGCAGCGCTATCTTCCCTATTTTCCGGCGGCCGGCGAGGTCGTCATCTTTGACCGCAGCTGGTACAACCGGCTCGGCGTCGAGCACGTGCTCGGATTTTGCACTAAGGAGCAGTACCAAGTCTTTCTCAGGGACTGTCCGGTCGCCGAGAAATTCATCGTCGACGGCGGCGTTCAGCTGATCAAGATTTGGCTGGAGGTCGGCCAGCAGGAGCAGCGGGCTCGGTTTTTGGCTCGCATCGACGACCCCATGCGGCAGTGGAAGCTCAGTCCGACCGATCTGGAATCGATCCGCCGGTGGTACCAATATTCCAAGGCCAGGGACCGGATGCTCGACGCCACCGACACGCCTCATGCGCCTTGGTACGTGGTTCGCTCCGACGACAAAAAGAAAGCGCGGCTCAATACCTTATCCTTCCTTTTGAAAAAAATTCCCTATAAGAAGGTCCGGCGGGACAGGGTGGCCTTGCCCCGGCCTTCGAGCCGGGGGAAATACGACGATCAGGCCAGCCTGAAAAAAAGAAAATTCATTCCCGAAAAATACTGA
- a CDS encoding alpha/beta hydrolase, whose amino-acid sequence MLGLLIATAAPSLASASGWWPNGPGKCRAMHVPVTVAGVEDAYLYGELCLPKGPAPETVQFLVHGSTFNHHYWDFPYKPEKYSHVRDALEDGYATFNIDRIGVGKSTIPPSHLVNLNSTVDTLHQVVTKLRNGEIANGHAFSKVVYFGSSFSTEYGWLLADQHPEDIDAFVLTGLLHFTRPAWIDLVTLYHFDLACEAPRFADLVPDCGYSTTTPFKRHLMFYHVPNTEPAVLLVDELVKDFISTPLIVESIPYVFLPPPETAPSRSIQVPTLIALGEFDGTACGETGLVCNEANVRDIEAPYYTTDVLDVYIAPDTGHALPLQKSGPQTSAFIHDWLDEYVGAN is encoded by the coding sequence TTGCTCGGCCTGCTGATCGCCACCGCGGCGCCGAGCCTGGCCTCGGCCAGCGGCTGGTGGCCTAACGGCCCCGGAAAATGCCGGGCGATGCACGTGCCGGTGACAGTCGCCGGTGTGGAGGACGCTTACCTCTACGGCGAACTCTGCCTTCCGAAGGGCCCCGCGCCGGAGACGGTGCAGTTTCTGGTCCACGGCAGCACCTTTAACCACCACTACTGGGACTTCCCCTACAAACCGGAGAAGTATTCCCACGTACGCGACGCCCTGGAGGACGGTTACGCCACCTTCAACATCGACCGGATTGGAGTCGGCAAAAGCACGATTCCTCCCAGCCATCTGGTAAACCTCAACAGCACGGTGGACACGCTTCATCAGGTGGTGACCAAGCTCCGCAACGGAGAGATCGCCAACGGTCATGCTTTTTCCAAGGTTGTCTATTTTGGGAGTTCCTTCTCGACCGAATACGGCTGGTTATTGGCGGATCAACACCCGGAGGACATCGACGCCTTTGTCCTTACCGGGCTGCTGCATTTCACGCGGCCCGCCTGGATCGACCTTGTCACCCTTTACCATTTCGATCTGGCCTGCGAAGCTCCGAGGTTCGCCGACCTAGTCCCCGACTGCGGATACAGCACGACCACGCCATTCAAGCGGCACCTCATGTTCTACCACGTGCCGAATACCGAGCCAGCAGTGCTTTTGGTGGACGAGCTGGTCAAGGACTTCATTTCGACGCCCTTGATTGTGGAAAGCATCCCCTACGTGTTCCTGCCGCCGCCCGAGACCGCTCCGTCCCGCTCGATCCAGGTCCCCACCCTCATCGCCCTGGGTGAGTTTGACGGGACCGCCTGCGGCGAAACCGGCCTGGTCTGCAATGAAGCCAATGTCCGGGATATCGAGGCGCCCTACTACACGACGGATGTTCTGGACGTGTATATCGCGCCCGATACCGGCCACGCCCTACCCCTGCAAAAAAGCGGACCCCAAACTTCAGCCTTCATCCATGACTGGCTGGACGAATACGTGGGGGCAAATTGA
- a CDS encoding efflux transporter outer membrane subunit: MKRAISGILAASLFSACAVGPKYSRPSIEVPPNYRGQATQAGGPSNVAFADFPWWEVFRDEELQALIRTALENNKDVKIAAARVEEARGMYRMKRGEQFPELNFGTTGAQTFTSQSNVGDATNAGSINRTFAAVGVNMSYEADLWGKYRRGSEAARAELFAQEDFRQTVIMTLVSDVAAAYFELRALDLEREISLGTSRARRQLLGLTQQRLKAGVISLLDVRQSEAELSIAQAEISRIERLIGLKENEISFLLGQNPGPVARGKSLTQQYLPPEHPVDLPSALLERRPDIREAEQKLVAANARIGEAKALFFPQVNLNTFLGGLFLTGPAGGWTAVASLGGSLFQFIFDGGKRKGNLEAAKARFEQAAQRYQQVIQQSFREVSDALISINKLAEERKSRERLVSSARDGYRLANARYEGGVSSYLEVLDVERLLFRSQLSLAQVRRDQLLAVVQLYRALGGGWSQAMPAETTDVKETEAR; this comes from the coding sequence ATGAAGCGGGCGATTTCGGGGATCTTGGCAGCGTCGCTATTCTCGGCCTGTGCCGTCGGCCCCAAATACAGCCGGCCGTCGATCGAGGTGCCGCCCAATTATCGAGGCCAGGCGACCCAGGCCGGCGGGCCAAGCAATGTCGCCTTCGCCGATTTTCCTTGGTGGGAGGTTTTCCGGGATGAGGAGCTGCAAGCCCTGATCCGGACCGCGCTGGAGAATAACAAAGACGTCAAGATCGCGGCAGCCCGGGTCGAAGAGGCCCGCGGCATGTACCGCATGAAGCGAGGCGAGCAATTCCCCGAGCTCAATTTCGGGACCACCGGCGCCCAAACCTTCACCAGCCAATCGAACGTCGGCGACGCCACCAATGCCGGATCGATCAACCGCACTTTTGCGGCCGTCGGCGTCAACATGTCCTACGAGGCCGATCTCTGGGGCAAGTATCGCCGGGGCAGCGAAGCGGCCCGGGCCGAGCTCTTCGCCCAGGAGGATTTTCGGCAGACCGTCATCATGACCTTGGTCAGCGATGTCGCCGCCGCCTATTTCGAGTTGCGGGCCCTCGATCTGGAGCGGGAGATCTCGCTGGGCACCTCCCGGGCCCGCCGCCAATTGCTCGGCTTGACCCAGCAGAGGCTCAAGGCCGGCGTGATTTCGCTGCTGGACGTGCGGCAGTCCGAGGCCGAGCTTTCCATCGCCCAAGCCGAGATCTCGCGGATCGAGCGGCTGATCGGGTTGAAGGAGAACGAGATCAGTTTCTTGCTGGGCCAGAACCCCGGGCCGGTTGCGCGGGGCAAGTCCCTGACCCAGCAATACTTGCCGCCGGAGCACCCGGTCGATCTGCCCTCGGCGCTGCTGGAGCGCCGGCCCGACATTCGCGAGGCCGAGCAAAAGCTGGTCGCGGCCAATGCCCGGATCGGCGAGGCCAAGGCCCTGTTCTTCCCCCAAGTGAACCTGAATACTTTCTTGGGCGGACTTTTTTTGACGGGACCGGCCGGCGGCTGGACCGCGGTCGCCTCCTTGGGTGGGAGCCTCTTCCAATTTATTTTCGACGGCGGAAAGCGAAAAGGGAACCTCGAGGCCGCCAAGGCCCGCTTCGAGCAAGCGGCGCAGCGTTACCAGCAGGTGATCCAGCAGTCGTTCCGCGAGGTCAGCGACGCGCTGATCTCCATCAACAAGCTGGCTGAGGAACGGAAAAGCCGGGAGCGCTTGGTGAGCTCGGCCCGCGACGGCTATCGGCTGGCCAATGCCCGCTATGAGGGCGGGGTTTCCAGCTATCTCGAGGTCTTGGACGTCGAGCGCCTCCTGTTCCGCTCCCAACTCTCGCTGGCCCAGGTTCGCCGCGATCAATTGCTGGCGGTGGTTCAGCTGTATCGGGCCTTGGGTGGCGGCTGGAGCCAGGCGATGCCCGCCGAGACGACCGACGTGAAGGAAACCGAGGCGCGATGA
- a CDS encoding transposase translates to MGRPLRLQAPRLHYYLVSECNSPEFRFETEEDFSIYLDLLARIRSRHGLRVFHYVLLPNAAHLFLKPGPRAPIARTMQWLNWQYALLHNRRKGKRGRFWLRRYRSAAVEPGAPALELMAEMDRAPLREGLADRPSAWKWSAHSALALGADNPLLDPHSAYLGLAEDLEARRQNYRSLVLSDGIPMGAESRPDPYRRFIGSAAFGRKITGRQKKMAS, encoded by the coding sequence ATGGGTCGTCCACTAAGGCTTCAGGCGCCTCGCCTGCATTACTACCTCGTCAGTGAGTGCAATTCGCCGGAGTTTCGCTTCGAAACCGAGGAAGATTTTTCCATCTACCTCGATTTGCTGGCCCGAATTCGCAGCCGTCACGGCTTGCGGGTCTTTCACTACGTCCTGCTGCCGAACGCGGCCCATCTTTTCCTGAAGCCCGGCCCTCGAGCCCCCATCGCCCGAACCATGCAATGGCTGAATTGGCAGTACGCCCTGCTGCACAATCGGCGCAAAGGCAAGCGCGGACGCTTTTGGCTGCGGCGCTACCGGAGCGCCGCGGTGGAGCCGGGCGCCCCGGCCTTGGAGCTGATGGCCGAGATGGACCGGGCTCCGCTCCGCGAAGGCTTGGCCGATCGTCCCAGCGCCTGGAAGTGGAGCGCCCATTCGGCGCTGGCCCTGGGCGCCGACAATCCCTTGCTCGACCCGCATTCGGCTTATCTCGGCTTGGCCGAGGACTTGGAGGCGCGGCGACAAAATTATCGTTCATTGGTCTTAAGCGACGGGATCCCGATGGGAGCGGAGTCGCGGCCCGATCCCTACCGCCGCTTCATCGGCTCGGCGGCTTTCGGCCGGAAGATCACCGGTCGCCAAAAGAAAATGGCCTCCTAA